The following are encoded together in the Fusarium keratoplasticum isolate Fu6.1 chromosome 1, whole genome shotgun sequence genome:
- a CDS encoding HIT-type domain-containing protein, translated as MSTTQEEPDKAAQPTNETPVPDTGTQDTAEATTSSDATPPKSSLCGVCNVNPPKYKCPRCYLPYCSVACNKTHRENHPPDPEPAPKPEQPQLQQQPSEPRQPFNPSNPFRALESSDKLRQLFQKYPHLPDQLLQIHAATLPPPETKSAIPASLLKGLPPKKETWNHDIGIQNGKEALRKARRADGEEGDAIREYSELILHLMNTDNAEADVGDILRQQLAQEDTKLIERLMAQEKR; from the exons ATGTCGACCACTCAGGAAGAGCCAGATAAGGCTGCGCAGCCTACAAATGAGACTCCGGTGCCGGACACTGGAACTCAAGATACCGCTGAAGCTACCACAAGCTCTGATGCGACACCGCCCAAGTCTTCACTCTGCGGCGTGTGCAATGTGAACCCGCCCAAGTACAAATGCCCACGATGCTATCTCCCATA TTGCTCCGTTGCTTGCAACAAGACACATCGCGAGAACCATCCACCCGATCCCGAGCCCGCGCCCAAACCTGAGCAACCCCAACTGCAGCAGCAACCCTCAGAACCGCGACAACCATTCAACCCCTCGAACCCCTTCCGCGCTCTCGAATCCTCCGACAAGCTGCGCCAGCTCTTCCAGAAATATCCCCACCTGCCcgaccagcttcttcagATCCACGCCGCTACCCTCCCACCACCCGAGACCAAGTCTGCCATTCCTGCCTCCCTCCTCAAGGGCCTACCACCAAAGAAAGAGACCTGGAACCACGATATAGGAATACAGAATGGCAAGGAGGCTTTACGCAAGGCCCGCCGcgccgacggcgaggagggcgatgcAATTCGCGAGTACTCGGAGCTGATTCTGCATCTCATGAACACCGATAACGCTGAAGCCGATGTCGGTGACATACTACGCCAGCAACTCGCGCAGGAGGATACGAAGCTTATCGAACGCTTAATGGCACAGGAAAAGCGCTGA
- a CDS encoding Nfu-N domain-containing protein, translating into MASSRAPRVVSRTLATLTRSATETTSRTAPRWTRPLSTVRTQLPTATSSSRPRVQLRARPATAPGLAGVGSGVRTIFIQTEGTPNPDALKFLPNHRVVPEGFSTPFIEYLNPRATISPPHPSPLAAKLMNIDGVTSVFYGADFITVTKAADANWAHIRPEIFALITEAITSGETLVNVAERREGETHPEAEEDSLAYNEDDSEVVGMIKELLETRIRPAIQEDGGDIDFRGFDDEGYVHLRLRGACRTCDSSTVTLKNGIEGMLMHYIEEVKGVKQVLDQEEEIALKEFEKFEEKLKQQKGQGQVASAA; encoded by the exons atggcttcttccagagCTCCCCGAGTTGTGTCACGGACACTGGCTACCCTCACCCGGTCCGCCACGGAGACGACCTCCCGGACAGCGCCGCGATGGACTCGCCCTCTTAGCACAGTCCGAACCCAGCTTCCTACCGCTACATCCTCTTCCCGCCCTCGGGTACAACTCCGCGCCCGACCGGCGACCGCCCCAGGGCTCGCCGGCGTCGGCAGCGGCGTCCGaaccatcttcatccagaCCGAGGGCACGCCGAACCCCGACGCCCTCAAGTTCCTGCCAAACCACCGCGTCGTCCCCGAGGGCTTCTCTACACCCTTTATCGAATATCTCAACCCCCGAGCGACCATCTCGCCGCCGCACCCCTCACCCCTCGCCGCCAAGCTCATGAACATTGACGGAGTCACCTCCGTCTTCTACGGCGCTGACTTTATCACTGTGACCAAGGCTGCCGATGCCAATTGGGCGCACATCCGACCCGAGATCTTTGCCCTCATCACCGAGGCAATTACATCAGGCGAGACACTCGTTAACGTCGCTGAGCGTCGTGAGGGCGAGACCCATCCcgaagctgaggaggacAGTCTGGCATACAATGAGGATGACAGCGAGGTTGTCGGCATGATCAAGGAATTGCTCGAGACGCGCATCCGACCAGCCATCCAGGAGGACGGCGGTGACATTGATTTCCGAGGTTTCGATGACGAAGGATATGTGCACCTGAGGTTGCGAGGCGCATGCCGCACATGCGACTCCAGCACGGTTACTCTCAAGAACGGTATTGAGGGCATGCTAATGCATTAT AttgaagaggtcaagggcgTGAAGCAAGtgctggatcaagaggaggagattgctcTCAAGGAGTTTGAAAAGTTCGAGGAAAAGCTGAAGCAGCAAAAGGGACAGGGACAGGTGGCTTCGGCAGCATAG